In Humulus lupulus chromosome 6, drHumLupu1.1, whole genome shotgun sequence, a single genomic region encodes these proteins:
- the LOC133785381 gene encoding uncharacterized protein LOC133785381 — translation MSRFFDGWNYFKGSLCEGRILLVWRSSLLFVDVIQESDQIVHTVIKEHHSKRVYCVTFAYGRNLVQERAQMWLDLSCLSFPVAPLASFNTVFEFEDRKGGRSVTSAELVDAQRWRGHGLADELGSIGSQYTWTNNQTADARIYSKIDRVFKNEEWLDLFPASVAVKQWDMLSDHCYCIIKLFQEVFTGFKPFRFYNMWVEHNKFKSTVMQSWQKPVAVGGFTGVLMKLQRLSHVLRRFNKSDFGDVESNFQMAKMLYNQAQAYFHACLKQRKEINRIASYVFDNGQLVEKYEEVVDHFLHHFRNVLGSQSKASGSIHMDCFVHGSIKSSGPDGYGSGFFKAMWNEIGDEVSEAVLGFFQQGILPKKLNNALLSLIPKIANPTKAVEYRPTACCNTLYKCISKMMCERLKRVLPFLVHQNQGAFIKDRLLAHNILIFQDILKGYKRKHISPRCVMKVDLSKAYDSIDWHCLEAILTVICFPKQFINWILVCLRDASYSILLNGRVQGCFTGRRGLKQGDLISPLLFVLVMEFFTRMLIRATQNRDFKFHPRCRRLNLVSLCFADDLVIFCKGHNASVQVIKQCFNEFSEVSGLTANLDKSRVYFGGLTEVETKDILRDLHFAEGDFPLKYLGVPLRPTKWRAGDCATIIQKIQLKLFHWSNRHLSYAGRAQLIQSVLLAIRSFWMSIFLLPKSVINEIDSPCRRFLWGTSKGNDNRSKLHLTAWHQVCLPKCLGGIEFKEGANWNMVLLAKYIWAVSTKQDILWVKWIDSVYLKGQYFWEYNNQSDVSWYWRKLIKMRAFISKEMIDKAIVYSLASFLEASINQGQFIEVPFAADFLPVSNL, via the exons ATGAGTAGGTTTTTTGATGGGTGGAATTATTTTAAAGGTTCTCTTTGTGAAGGTAGAATCTTGCTGGTTTGGAGAAGTAGTTTGCTTTTTGTTGACGTTATTCAAGAGAGTGATCAAATTGTTCATACTGTTATCAAGGAGCATCATTCTAAGAGGGTGTACTGTGTGACATTTGCTTATGGGCGAAACTTGGTCCAGGAAAGAGCTCAGATGTGGCTTGACTTATCTTGCCTTAGTTTCCCTGTTGCTCCCTTAGCATCATTCAACACTGTTTTTGAGTTTGAGGACAGAAAAGGGGGTCGGTCAGTTACTTCTGCTGAGTTGGTTGATGCTCAGAGATGGCGTGGTCATGGGTTAGCTGATGAGCTCGGTTCAATTGGTTCTCAATATACTTGGACTAATAACCAAACAGCTGATGCTAGGATTTATTCCAAAATAGATCGGGTTTTTAAAAATGAGGAGTGGCTTGACCTCTTTCCTGCTTCAGTGGCCGTCAAACAGTGGGACATGCTATCAGACCACTGCTATTGCATTATTAAGTTGTTTCAGGAGGTCTTCACTGGGTTCAAACCTTTTAGATTTTATAACATGTGGGTGGAGCATAATAAATTTAAGTCTACTGTTATGCAAAGTTGGCAAAAACCAGTAGCTGTGGGAGGTTTTACTGGTGTGTTAATGAAACTTCAGAGACTTAGCCATGTCTTAAGGAGGTTTAATAAGTCTGATTTTGGTGATGTTGAGAGCAACTTCCAGATGGCTAAAATGTTGTATAACCAGGCCCAAG CGTATTTCCATGCTTGTTTGAAGCAGAGGAAGGAAATAAATAGAATTGCCTCTTATGTTTTTGACAATGGTCAGCTTGTTGAGAAGTATGAGGAGGTGGTGGATCATTTCTTACATCATTTTAGAAATGTTTTGGGCAGTCAAAGTAAGGCTTCGGGTTCTATCCACATGGAttgttttgttcatg GATCTATAAAGAGTTCGGGACCGGATGGATATGGGTCGGGTTTCTTTAAAGCTATGTGGAATGAGATTGGTGATGAAGTTTCAGAGGCTGTTTTGGGTTTCTTTCAGCAAGGCATTCTTCCTAAAAAACTGAATAATGCTCTGTTGTCATTGATTCCAAAAATTGCTAATCCGACGAAGGCTGTGGAGTATAGGCCCACTGCTTGCTGCAATACTTTGTATAAGTGTATTTCTAAGATGATGTGTGAGAGACTCAAAAGGGTACTTCCTTTtcttgttcatcaaaatcaagggGCGTTCATTAAGGATAGGCTTTTAGCGCATAACATTCTTATTTTTCAGGATATCCTTAAGGGTTATAAAAGAAAACATATTTCCCCTAGATGTGTGATGAAGGTCGATCTCAGCAAGGCTTATGACTCCATTGATTGGCATTGTTTAGAGGCGATTCTTACTGTTATTTGTTTCCCGAAGCAATTTATTAACTGGATTTTGGTGTGTTTAAGAGATGCTTCTTATTCTATTTTGCTTAATGGTAGAGTTCAGGGTTGTTTTACGGGTAGGAGGGGGCTGAAGCAAGGAGATCTAATCTCTCCGCTCTTATTTGTTCTAGTTATGGAGTTCTTCACTAGGATGCTTATTCGAGCCACTCAAAACAGGGATTTTAAGTTTCACCCTCGGTGCAGGAGATTGAATCTGGTGAGCCTTTGCTTTGCGGACGATCTTGTGATATTTTGCAAAGGTCATAATGCTTCTGTTCAGGTTATAAAGCAGTGTTTTAATGAGTTCAGTGAGGTTTCTGGTTTGACAGCTAATTTGGACAAGTCCAGAGTTTACTTTGGGGGTTTAACAGAGGTAGAGACCAAGGATATTTTAAGAGATTTGCACTTTGCTGAAGGTGATTTCCCCTTAAAGTATCTAGGTGTTCCGCTAAGACCTACAAAGTGGAGGGCGGGGGATTGCGCTACTATTATTCAAAAAATTCAGTTGAAGCTTTTCCATTGGTCTAATCGGCATCTCTCATATGCTGGAAGAGCTCAGCTCATTCAATCTGTTCTTTTGGCAATTAGATCattttggatgagtatttttctCCTCCCTAAGAGTGTAATTAATGAGATTGATAGCCCGTGTAGGAGATTTCTGTGGGGAACCAGCAAAGGGAACGATAACAGAAGTAAGCTTCACCTCACAGCTTGGCACCAAGTTTGCTTGCCTAAATGTTTGGGGGGTATCGAGTTCAAGGAAGGGGCCAATTGGAATATGGTTCTTCTTGCTAAGTATATTTGGGCTGTGTCTACTAAACAAGATATTCTTTGGGTTAAATGGATTGATTCTGTTTATCTTAAAGGACAATATTTTTGGGAGTACAATAATCAATCTGACGTGAGCTGGTATTGGCGTAAGCTAATCAAGATGAGGGCATTCATAAGCAAGGAGATGATAGATAAAGCTATA GTTTATTCTTTGGCAAGCTTCCTTGAAGCATCTATTAACCAGGGACAATTTATTGAAGTGCCATTTGCAGCTGACTTCTTACCTGTGTCCAATTTGTGA